One window from the genome of Pseudomonadota bacterium encodes:
- a CDS encoding toxin-antitoxin system HicB family antitoxin: MLARTPKSLHKALIERAQEEGVSLNQLVVYLLSQSIKKTQIA; the protein is encoded by the coding sequence ATCCTTGCCAGAACACCAAAATCTCTTCATAAAGCTTTAATAGAAAGAGCTCAAGAGGAAGGGGTAAGCCTCAATCAACTTGTTGTGTATCTCTTATCTCAAAGCATAAAAAAGACTCAAATTGCATAA
- a CDS encoding AbrB/MazE/SpoVT family DNA-binding domain-containing protein yields MQITRISPKRQITIPKKVCDKLLLKTGDFLEVDIIDEGIVLIPKKLISREQEWFWTKEWQAKEKEADKAIKNGEVSKVFEKADDLIKHLRK; encoded by the coding sequence ATGCAGATAACCAGAATCAGCCCGAAACGCCAGATAACGATACCAAAAAAGGTGTGCGATAAACTTCTCCTCAAGACCGGTGATTTCCTTGAAGTCGATATAATAGATGAAGGGATTGTGCTTATTCCAAAAAAACTTATCTCAAGAGAGCAGGAATGGTTCTGGACAAAGGAATGGCAGGCGAAAGAAAAGGAGGCTGACAAAGCGATTAAGAACGGTGAGGTATCGAAAGTATTCGAGAAAGCTGACGACCTGATCAAACATCTAAGAAAATGA